A stretch of the Vicinamibacteria bacterium genome encodes the following:
- a CDS encoding response regulator transcription factor, whose protein sequence is MRKARILLADDHTLVLEGIKKLLEPHFEPAGAVEDGRALLEAVKELRPDVVLLDISMPLLNGIDAARQIRKSVPSAKIVFLSMHADPAYVSEAFRAGGSGYLLKRSAGSELVFAIEEVLKGRFYVTPAVAKDVLKDVFEEVEASRKEPPSRTPGLTPRQREVLQLVAEGKSIKEIAAILDISIKTVEFHKSRIMEELDLHTTAELTKYAVAHGIASL, encoded by the coding sequence ATGAGAAAAGCTCGTATCCTGTTGGCCGACGACCACACGCTCGTTCTCGAGGGCATCAAGAAGCTTCTCGAGCCCCACTTCGAGCCCGCGGGCGCGGTCGAGGACGGCCGAGCTCTCCTCGAAGCGGTGAAAGAGCTCCGCCCCGACGTCGTGCTTCTGGATATTTCGATGCCCCTTTTGAACGGCATCGACGCCGCCCGGCAGATCCGTAAGAGCGTCCCTTCGGCCAAGATCGTCTTTCTCAGCATGCACGCCGACCCGGCCTATGTCAGCGAGGCCTTTCGCGCCGGAGGATCCGGCTACCTTCTCAAGCGCTCCGCCGGCTCCGAGCTCGTGTTCGCCATCGAGGAAGTCCTGAAGGGCCGTTTCTACGTCACGCCCGCGGTAGCGAAGGACGTGCTCAAGGATGTTTTCGAGGAAGTCGAGGCGAGCCGGAAGGAGCCGCCTTCGAGGACGCCTGGTCTCACGCCACGTCAACGAGAGGTTCTCCAGCTCGTGGCCGAAGGCAAGTCCATCAAGGAGATCGCGGCCATCCTCGACATTTCGATCAAGACCGTGGAGTTTCACAAATCGCGGATCATGGAGGAGCTCGACCTCCACACGACGGCAGAATTGACGAAGTATGCCGTGGCCCACGGCATCGCTTCCCTGTGA
- a CDS encoding DUF2953 domain-containing protein translates to MLIAALAALVVFLGVVLWTPIDLELAAKRDPELRVRARVAWLYGLVSVDLGSGGREAQPEMAATPGSKAGGGSRGGPSRVWRIARTRGFLPAVVRLVRRIVSGIDLRRAELWARTGLDDPADTGRLLAFLFPLARYLQSVSRVRIDIEPNFVEQVFFFHVRGDLRIVPFRIVGPVLLFAASPATVRAILAARA, encoded by the coding sequence ATGCTGATCGCGGCGTTGGCGGCGCTCGTCGTCTTCCTTGGCGTCGTCCTCTGGACGCCCATCGATCTGGAGCTCGCGGCCAAACGAGATCCCGAGCTGCGAGTGCGTGCTCGTGTCGCCTGGCTCTACGGTCTCGTGTCGGTGGACCTCGGCTCCGGTGGGCGCGAGGCTCAGCCAGAGATGGCGGCAACGCCTGGGTCGAAGGCCGGTGGGGGTAGCCGCGGCGGGCCTTCGCGGGTCTGGCGAATCGCGCGGACTAGGGGATTCCTGCCCGCCGTCGTGCGTCTTGTTCGACGGATCGTCTCCGGCATCGATTTGAGACGAGCGGAGCTCTGGGCCCGCACCGGACTCGACGACCCGGCGGACACCGGCCGTCTCCTCGCGTTCTTGTTCCCCCTCGCCCGCTACCTCCAGTCCGTGTCGCGCGTTCGCATCGACATCGAGCCAAACTTCGTCGAGCAGGTGTTCTTCTTTCACGTTCGGGGAGATCTCCGGATCGTTCCTTTCAGGATCGTCGGACCGGTTTTGCTCTTTGCCGCTTCTCCGGCAACAGTGAGAGCGATTCTCGCGGCACGGGCTTGA
- a CDS encoding energy transducer TonB, with product MLHKAGCMALFAMAFAWTERDFEPAHYRSGTLPVETVQPQTAGGGQVLLELRIDESGRVGSVTTLRSTPPYAELLGNAVGRWHFAPARAKPEGKDELVPVESRVLVAGLFRPPTSYDAPARGEVPEDVASASEEVPFPVLTPTPLYPPTAASHTGQVVLVEVDVGQEGNVTDSRIVRGAFGFDTVSLEAAQEWKFRPARREGRAVSSTVYIVFGFREPVAVEGS from the coding sequence ATGTTGCACAAGGCAGGGTGCATGGCCCTCTTCGCCATGGCTTTCGCCTGGACGGAGAGGGATTTCGAACCGGCGCACTATCGCAGCGGAACATTGCCGGTGGAGACGGTCCAGCCACAAACTGCCGGTGGTGGTCAGGTGTTGCTCGAGCTCCGCATCGACGAATCCGGACGGGTCGGGAGCGTCACGACCTTGAGATCGACCCCACCGTACGCCGAGCTTCTCGGGAATGCTGTCGGCCGGTGGCATTTCGCTCCGGCTCGAGCGAAACCGGAGGGGAAAGACGAGCTCGTTCCCGTCGAATCCCGAGTCCTCGTTGCCGGTTTGTTTCGCCCGCCGACCTCTTATGATGCGCCCGCCCGCGGCGAGGTTCCGGAAGATGTCGCCTCGGCCTCCGAAGAGGTGCCGTTCCCCGTCCTCACCCCGACCCCCCTCTATCCACCGACGGCCGCCTCGCACACCGGTCAGGTCGTTCTCGTCGAAGTGGATGTGGGCCAAGAGGGGAACGTCACCGATAGCAGAATCGTTCGCGGCGCATTCGGATTCGATACCGTTTCGCTCGAAGCGGCCCAGGAGTGGAAGTTCCGTCCGGCACGCCGCGAGGGACGCGCGGTTTCGTCGACCGTCTATATCGTTTTCGGCTTCCGCGAGCCCGTCGCCGTTGAAGGTTCTTGA
- a CDS encoding metal ABC transporter permease: MQAEEGGFGAFLESWNLFRDPILAGSLVGAVLGFLGVYVVLRRMVFLSAALSQCAGFGVALALFAEAQWGAVMLVTSPRLATLVVTLATAALLSLTHQDTSTRRDSWLGFAFLLGAAGTLAIGTRISSGNQEIQSILFGSAVAILPEDLLTVVIASAVMLGLHIWWLRGFSQVSLDPDGAYVRGLPVRLLEVTLLLSLALAISLFTQILGALPVFAFSVLPAMAALRVSIHVPMALTVAATLGAAAGFVGYAFAFVYELPVGASQTLVALGAVLAAELVRTAAVRGRRA; this comes from the coding sequence GTGCAGGCGGAAGAAGGCGGTTTCGGCGCCTTCCTCGAGTCATGGAACCTGTTTCGAGATCCCATCCTTGCCGGAAGCCTCGTAGGAGCGGTTCTCGGCTTCCTCGGGGTTTACGTCGTTCTGAGGCGGATGGTATTTCTGTCGGCCGCGCTGTCTCAGTGCGCGGGATTCGGCGTGGCCCTCGCACTCTTCGCCGAGGCACAGTGGGGGGCGGTGATGCTCGTCACCTCGCCTCGGTTGGCGACGCTGGTCGTGACCCTGGCAACCGCGGCGCTCTTATCACTCACACACCAGGACACCTCGACCCGGCGTGACAGCTGGCTCGGCTTCGCGTTTCTCCTCGGAGCCGCAGGCACGCTGGCAATCGGGACTCGCATCAGTTCGGGCAACCAGGAAATCCAGTCCATTCTGTTCGGGTCGGCCGTCGCCATTCTTCCCGAAGATCTGCTCACGGTGGTCATCGCCTCCGCCGTCATGCTCGGACTGCACATTTGGTGGCTTCGCGGCTTCTCGCAAGTAAGCCTCGATCCTGACGGGGCTTACGTTCGGGGCCTGCCGGTGCGCCTTCTAGAAGTCACACTTCTTCTTTCGCTCGCCCTCGCCATCTCTCTCTTCACTCAGATTCTGGGCGCCCTACCGGTATTCGCTTTCAGCGTTCTTCCCGCCATGGCGGCGCTTCGCGTCTCCATCCACGTTCCGATGGCTCTGACCGTCGCGGCAACGCTGGGTGCTGCGGCCGGGTTCGTCGGCTATGCCTTCGCTTTCGTATACGAACTGCCGGTGGGAGCGTCCCAGACCCTGGTGGCCCTCGGCGCGGTGCTGGCGGCCGAGCTGGTGCGGACGGCAGCCGTTCGCGGCAGGCGCGCCTAG
- a CDS encoding class I SAM-dependent methyltransferase: METRFSGLRWPVRIRDWTGATYRVGGEREHWCGEPLTVVIKTEFAGRKLFAFDAFRFLECFLRGEVDLEGNLYILSEIRREGVFPMKFFHGLRTVLRSSGFQNQLRARLSVKKHYDVSQEAINLYLDKAYLAYSCAMFEHPQAFEREELLRVGKGRGDTFDSLEKAQWRKFQDAVDFIAPEPGDTLLDVGCGYGGQLRVALEGAPFGKVVGWTHSSNQAKLGSSLLESFDPKRWELHEGDYRQESRVFDHVTSVGMVSHVGPRGLVPYMRKIRACMRTGGRYLHHALMVAHDSTPHDLQVGLAFNKRYMWPGFHWFTLGTHVRALERNGFEVQRAVNLSADYAKTTAAWYERMMANQAEMVRLVGEPAFRAKRCFLAGISGTFESKGVHVYRLYCVAV; this comes from the coding sequence GTGGAAACTCGGTTCTCAGGGCTAAGGTGGCCCGTCCGGATCCGAGATTGGACGGGAGCCACTTACCGCGTCGGAGGCGAGCGAGAGCACTGGTGTGGCGAGCCGCTCACGGTCGTCATAAAGACCGAGTTTGCCGGAAGGAAGCTTTTCGCTTTCGACGCTTTCCGTTTTCTCGAGTGCTTTCTGCGTGGCGAGGTCGATCTAGAGGGCAATCTCTACATCCTCTCCGAGATTCGACGAGAGGGCGTGTTCCCCATGAAGTTCTTCCACGGCCTCCGGACGGTATTGAGAAGCAGCGGATTCCAGAATCAGCTTCGGGCACGGTTGAGCGTGAAGAAGCACTATGACGTTTCTCAGGAAGCCATCAACCTCTACCTCGACAAGGCCTACCTGGCTTATTCCTGTGCGATGTTCGAGCACCCGCAGGCTTTCGAACGGGAGGAGCTTCTCCGTGTGGGGAAGGGGCGAGGCGATACCTTCGACTCCCTGGAGAAGGCGCAGTGGAGAAAATTCCAGGACGCCGTCGATTTCATCGCGCCGGAGCCGGGCGATACCCTGCTCGACGTCGGCTGCGGCTATGGCGGCCAATTGAGGGTTGCCCTCGAGGGCGCTCCGTTCGGAAAGGTCGTGGGCTGGACACACTCATCGAATCAAGCAAAGCTCGGATCGAGCCTGCTCGAGAGCTTCGACCCAAAGCGGTGGGAGCTTCACGAGGGAGACTACCGTCAGGAGTCCCGCGTTTTCGATCACGTGACCTCCGTGGGAATGGTAAGTCACGTCGGCCCGCGCGGTCTCGTGCCTTACATGCGGAAGATCCGCGCCTGCATGAGAACGGGTGGAAGATACCTGCATCACGCTCTGATGGTCGCCCATGACTCTACACCCCATGACCTTCAAGTGGGGCTCGCCTTCAACAAACGTTACATGTGGCCGGGCTTTCACTGGTTCACCCTCGGAACTCACGTGCGCGCGCTCGAACGGAACGGCTTCGAGGTGCAGCGAGCCGTCAACCTATCAGCCGATTACGCCAAGACGACGGCGGCTTGGTACGAGCGCATGATGGCGAATCAGGCAGAGATGGTGCGCCTGGTGGGCGAGCCAGCCTTTCGCGCCAAACGGTGCTTCCTCGCCGGGATCTCGGGGACCTTCGAATCCAAGGGGGTGCACGTGTACCGGCTGTATTGCGTCGCCGTGTAG
- a CDS encoding response regulator transcription factor: MGRIRVLHVDDHVAFSEKLHEILESHVDWVGAVYEADGVLTKVMELVPEVVLLDISMPGKNGFALAREIRASTSARVIFVSVQGDAAYVEEAFRAGASGYVLKSSVASDILIAVSEVHAGRTFVSSSLTRRRGPGGFSGAN, from the coding sequence GTGGGCCGAATTCGGGTTCTGCATGTGGACGATCACGTTGCCTTCTCGGAGAAGCTCCACGAGATCCTGGAGTCTCACGTTGATTGGGTCGGGGCGGTTTACGAGGCCGACGGGGTGCTGACGAAGGTGATGGAGCTCGTTCCCGAGGTCGTCCTTCTCGACATCAGCATGCCGGGGAAGAACGGCTTCGCGCTGGCTCGGGAGATTCGAGCGTCGACCTCCGCGCGCGTCATCTTCGTGTCGGTGCAGGGTGATGCCGCCTATGTGGAGGAAGCCTTCCGTGCCGGCGCGTCCGGCTATGTGCTCAAGAGCTCCGTCGCCTCCGACATCTTGATTGCCGTTAGCGAGGTCCACGCGGGGCGCACGTTCGTTTCAAGTTCTTTGACTCGCCGACGGGGTCCTGGGGGCTTTTCCGGCGCAAACTAG
- a CDS encoding spore germination protein GerW family protein, with translation MNEVKDLLKTTLEEIEKVLSTRSVVGEPIEVDGNTLIPLSSIGFGFGAGGGSGRAPKAEATEGAGSGTGGGGGIKPVAVVIVNKDGVRLEPIRGMAGNFLEAIGGAIGTALEKKEERTTS, from the coding sequence ATGAATGAAGTCAAGGATCTGTTGAAGACGACGCTCGAGGAAATCGAGAAAGTCCTGAGCACCCGGAGCGTCGTGGGCGAGCCCATCGAAGTCGACGGCAACACTTTGATCCCGCTGAGCAGTATCGGCTTCGGATTTGGCGCTGGCGGCGGATCCGGGAGAGCCCCGAAGGCAGAAGCCACTGAGGGAGCCGGCTCCGGCACCGGAGGTGGGGGTGGCATCAAGCCGGTCGCCGTGGTCATCGTCAACAAGGACGGAGTGCGCCTCGAGCCGATCCGGGGCATGGCGGGTAATTTCCTGGAAGCCATCGGCGGCGCCATCGGGACGGCCCTCGAAAAGAAAGAAGAACGCACCACGTCCTGA
- a CDS encoding protein-L-isoaspartate(D-aspartate) O-methyltransferase has protein sequence MRIEYWIAIAIPVLCGPRAQEGQDERRDQRVAMVHDQIEERGVTDARVVEALRDVPRHLFVPDDLRDVAYEDYPLPIGYGQTISQPYIVGVMTQLLAPEPKHKILEIGTGSGYQAAVLSMLVEHVYTIEIIPELAEEARTRLRALGYDNITVITGDGYRGHPDDAPFDGIIVTAAPEEVPRPLLDQLRIGGRLVIPVGSAIQELEVIERTDKGYETRTVFPVRFVPMTGEAERKRPFD, from the coding sequence GTGAGAATCGAGTACTGGATCGCCATCGCAATTCCGGTACTGTGCGGCCCTCGAGCCCAGGAAGGCCAGGATGAACGGCGCGATCAACGGGTGGCGATGGTGCACGATCAGATCGAAGAACGGGGGGTCACGGATGCGCGCGTAGTCGAAGCTCTGCGCGATGTGCCGCGACACTTGTTCGTGCCGGATGATCTGCGGGATGTGGCTTATGAGGATTACCCTCTACCCATCGGTTACGGTCAGACGATCTCGCAACCCTACATCGTAGGCGTCATGACGCAGCTTCTGGCGCCCGAACCGAAGCACAAGATTCTGGAGATTGGAACCGGGTCAGGCTATCAGGCGGCCGTTCTATCCATGCTGGTCGAGCACGTCTACACCATCGAGATCATCCCCGAGCTTGCCGAAGAAGCGAGGACGAGGCTTCGGGCGCTCGGTTACGACAATATCACCGTCATCACCGGTGATGGCTATCGAGGTCATCCGGATGACGCTCCGTTCGACGGCATCATCGTGACCGCGGCTCCGGAGGAGGTTCCGCGGCCACTCCTCGATCAGCTCCGCATTGGCGGGAGGTTGGTGATTCCCGTGGGCTCGGCTATCCAGGAGCTCGAAGTGATCGAGCGGACCGACAAAGGGTACGAGACTCGAACGGTCTTCCCGGTCCGGTTCGTTCCCATGACTGGCGAGGCAGAGAGGAAACGGCCTTTCGACTAG
- a CDS encoding ATP-binding cassette domain-containing protein — translation MFLTTRGLLVGYRGRAILPPIDVTVRRGDFWAVVGVNGSGKTTLLRTLLGLLPRVGGQIEWNEETVLSYVAQWSDFDASVPSRVRDFVRAGLDRGWSFLRWGHRDPDSVQEALAEAKCDRLADEQFSSLSEGQKGRVRLARALVSSPNVLVLDEPTSAVDSVTEAAIFDTLDELRRVRGVTLLVISHRTHVFVGRATHAIFVDRDDGAAVTGTFEEVVRAPPFLSRHGPIGSYGFARPDAPRTGR, via the coding sequence ATGTTCCTGACGACGCGCGGCCTTCTCGTCGGCTACCGAGGCCGCGCGATCCTGCCTCCTATCGACGTGACCGTGCGCCGCGGCGATTTCTGGGCCGTCGTGGGTGTCAACGGGAGCGGCAAGACGACGCTGCTTCGAACTCTTCTCGGCCTGCTTCCGCGCGTGGGGGGCCAGATCGAATGGAACGAAGAGACGGTCCTCAGCTATGTCGCTCAGTGGAGCGACTTCGACGCCAGCGTGCCGAGCCGGGTTCGCGATTTCGTTCGTGCCGGCCTCGATCGGGGCTGGTCGTTCCTGAGATGGGGCCACCGCGATCCGGATTCCGTACAGGAAGCGCTCGCAGAAGCGAAGTGCGACCGGCTCGCCGATGAGCAGTTCTCGAGTCTCAGCGAAGGCCAGAAGGGCCGCGTACGGCTCGCGCGAGCTTTGGTGTCGAGTCCCAACGTCCTGGTCCTCGACGAGCCGACGAGCGCGGTGGACTCGGTGACCGAGGCGGCCATCTTCGACACGCTCGACGAGCTCCGGCGCGTGCGTGGCGTTACGCTACTCGTCATCAGCCACCGCACGCACGTTTTCGTGGGTCGAGCGACGCACGCGATTTTCGTCGATCGTGACGATGGGGCGGCGGTCACCGGCACCTTCGAGGAGGTCGTGAGAGCGCCACCATTCTTGTCCCGTCACGGTCCCATCGGCTCGTACGGATTCGCGCGACCTGACGCGCCTCGGACCGGTCGCTGA
- a CDS encoding sugar phosphate nucleotidyltransferase, which yields MKTRDGRGGSSGPWAIILAGGEGERTRPFIERWLGYHKPKQYCTFAGNRSLFQQTVDRADALSRPGRRIAVVAREHALEARAQLGDRHPGILLAQPSNRGTAPGILLALARVQAEDPNGIVIIYPSDHFVLPEDEFLATVRSAVAAAERHADRLVIVGVEPEGPELDYGWVQPGRRLDLEEADLYEVSAFVEKPSAERSAAILALGGLWNSMVLVGRVATFWSLAWRQIPEIMPFYTLLREAVGRPAEAETLNFIYEMMPGRDFSRHVLQKAPGELAVLPLRDVLWSDWGRPERIADTLRAIGAQPAFSEEHLLVS from the coding sequence GTGAAGACGAGAGACGGCCGTGGCGGAAGCTCGGGCCCGTGGGCGATCATCCTCGCAGGCGGTGAGGGAGAGCGGACGAGACCCTTCATCGAGCGATGGCTCGGGTATCACAAGCCGAAGCAGTACTGCACGTTTGCGGGGAATCGGTCCCTGTTTCAGCAGACCGTCGATCGGGCGGATGCTCTGAGCCGTCCGGGACGAAGGATTGCGGTCGTCGCCCGTGAGCACGCGCTCGAAGCGCGGGCGCAGCTCGGAGATCGTCACCCGGGAATCCTGCTCGCTCAACCTTCGAATCGAGGAACGGCCCCAGGCATCCTCCTGGCATTGGCGCGCGTGCAGGCAGAGGATCCGAACGGCATCGTCATCATCTATCCCTCCGATCACTTCGTGCTTCCCGAGGACGAGTTTCTCGCGACGGTGAGGAGCGCCGTTGCCGCGGCCGAACGGCATGCGGACCGACTGGTGATCGTCGGTGTCGAGCCGGAAGGTCCCGAGCTCGACTACGGTTGGGTACAACCGGGACGGCGGCTCGACCTCGAGGAAGCGGATCTTTACGAGGTAAGCGCCTTCGTGGAGAAGCCGTCTGCCGAGAGAAGCGCGGCCATTCTCGCTCTAGGCGGCTTGTGGAACAGCATGGTTCTCGTTGGGAGGGTTGCCACTTTCTGGAGCCTGGCCTGGCGGCAAATCCCCGAGATCATGCCTTTCTACACGCTCCTCCGCGAGGCGGTCGGGAGACCCGCGGAGGCGGAGACCTTGAATTTCATCTACGAGATGATGCCCGGTCGGGATTTTTCGAGACACGTCCTCCAGAAGGCGCCCGGCGAGCTCGCGGTCCTGCCGCTCCGAGACGTGCTCTGGAGTGATTGGGGCAGGCCGGAGCGCATCGCCGACACGCTGCGGGCGATCGGTGCGCAGCCCGCCTTTTCCGAGGAGCACCTTCTCGTCAGCTGA
- a CDS encoding YtxH domain-containing protein — protein MKNESGNFLVGFFVGVALGGIAALLLAPMSGKKLRRDVSREGRKLAHRASEMVEEIRDKGADAYERARELVG, from the coding sequence ATGAAGAATGAGAGCGGAAATTTCTTGGTGGGCTTTTTCGTGGGCGTGGCCCTCGGGGGTATCGCGGCGTTGCTCCTCGCGCCGATGTCGGGGAAGAAACTTCGCCGGGATGTCAGTCGCGAGGGACGAAAGCTCGCTCACCGAGCCTCGGAAATGGTTGAGGAAATCCGAGACAAGGGCGCGGACGCGTACGAGAGGGCGAGAGAGCTCGTCGGCTGA